Genomic window (Devosia chinhatensis):
TGAGCGACGTGGACGACCTGCTCGACATGCGCTCATAGGATATGCCACCAATGGCCTTTCCCAATCCTCTCCATCGCCCGAGCACTGACCCACGATGACCGATCCGGTGATCATCAAGATCTGTGGCATCAAATCCTACGACCTTCTCGATGTCGCCATAGCGGCCGGGGCCGACATGGTCGGTTTCATGCATTTCCAGCGCTCGCCGCGCCATGTCTCCATCGAGGACCTGGCCGGGCTGATCTCGGCGGCGCGCGGACAGGTCCAGTCCTGCGTGGTCCTGGTCAATCCGGACAATTCCTGCGTGGCCGAGGTGGCCGCGCTGGGTCCGGACTGGATCCAGCTGCACGGGCCTGAAAGCCCGCACCGCGTCGAGGCGATCCGCGCCGAGGCGGGCGTCGAGATCATGAAGGCCATGCCCATCGGATCGGCCGAGGATGTCGCTCATGTCGCCGCTTTTGCCGAAGTGGCCGACCGCATCCTGCTCGATGCCAAGCCGCCAAAGGGGGCCGACCGCCCCGGTGGGCTGGGGGAGAGCTTCGATTGGTCGCTGCTCGAAGCCCTTGACCCGTCGCTGCCCTTCATGCTTTCGGGTGGCTTGACGCCGGACAACGTGGCCCAGGCCATCCGGACGGTGAAGCCGTTCGGCGTGGATGTCTCCTCTGGGGTGGAGACCGCGCCGGGGGTCAAGGACAAAAGGCTGATCGAAGCGTTCATCCGCAACGCCAGGTCCGCCGTATAAGGGGCAGGTGCCGGGATCGTCTCGGCGACGCCGAGAGGACGATATGGACGGCATAAATTCCCTGCGCAATGGCCCGGACGAACATGGCCGCTTCGGTATTTACGGCGGGCGCTTTGTCGCCGAGACGCTGATGCCGCTGATCCTCGATCTCGAACGGGAATACCGGGCCGCCAAGGTCGACGAGGCCTATCTCGCCGAACTCAAGGACCTTGCCACCCATTATACCGGCCGGCCGAGC
Coding sequences:
- a CDS encoding phosphoribosylanthranilate isomerase; the protein is MTDPVIIKICGIKSYDLLDVAIAAGADMVGFMHFQRSPRHVSIEDLAGLISAARGQVQSCVVLVNPDNSCVAEVAALGPDWIQLHGPESPHRVEAIRAEAGVEIMKAMPIGSAEDVAHVAAFAEVADRILLDAKPPKGADRPGGLGESFDWSLLEALDPSLPFMLSGGLTPDNVAQAIRTVKPFGVDVSSGVETAPGVKDKRLIEAFIRNARSAV